The Herbaspirillum sp. RTI4 genome has a segment encoding these proteins:
- a CDS encoding O-antigen ligase family protein gives MILKLIAVSGAIYAAYMSQTRGTWLAIPFFLILACYGLFENVKPGKKLLIAGALILILSSLWGLSQSTHSRILSLETETDQYFKSGFTADTSIGARLEMWRTAFLLYREHPVTGVGREHFRISVQELAAREMVNPIIGRYAHSHNEIFYNMATLGSAGLMAILALYLVPAIYFFRDTRHADRSIRAVAMMGVFLCLGFFIQGLSDVMFMWGSCDNFYAIISAMLFAYIIRRKAGLRDEPASIQKNTAPI, from the coding sequence ATGATCCTGAAGCTGATTGCCGTAAGTGGCGCTATCTATGCCGCCTATATGTCGCAGACCAGAGGTACCTGGCTAGCGATTCCTTTTTTTCTCATCCTTGCTTGCTATGGGCTGTTTGAAAACGTGAAGCCCGGAAAGAAATTATTGATCGCTGGCGCGTTGATACTGATTTTGAGCTCCCTGTGGGGATTGTCCCAATCAACTCACTCGCGGATACTTTCGCTGGAAACCGAAACGGATCAATATTTCAAGTCTGGTTTTACGGCAGATACATCAATTGGCGCGCGCCTGGAGATGTGGAGGACGGCATTTTTACTATATCGAGAACACCCGGTGACCGGCGTGGGTAGAGAGCACTTTAGGATATCGGTACAGGAGCTGGCCGCCCGCGAGATGGTGAATCCGATTATTGGCCGCTATGCCCACTCGCACAATGAAATTTTCTACAACATGGCCACGCTGGGCAGTGCTGGTTTAATGGCCATCCTTGCGCTTTATCTGGTGCCGGCCATCTATTTTTTCCGTGATACCCGTCATGCAGATCGCTCAATTCGTGCAGTGGCCATGATGGGCGTTTTCCTCTGCCTGGGATTTTTCATTCAGGGTTTAAGCGATGTCATGTTCATGTGGGGAAGTTGCGATAATTTTTACGCAATCATTTCCGCGATGCTGTTTGCGTACATCATCCGCCGCAAGGCCGGGTTACGCGACGAACCAGCTTCCATTCAAAAAAACACAGCACCAATTTAA